From the Nymphalis io chromosome 1, ilAglIoxx1.1, whole genome shotgun sequence genome, one window contains:
- the LOC126771338 gene encoding immunoglobulin-binding protein 1: MSQNEAHSSTDEESLKEIFDQAMKLFDKIENGNEATNSDSVQMSIKSAIKKFEKATNLVSISGMFSKNESLEELPTETLQYLLLPALLGTLSLKLCSQSRKDVINIADIYFRDFLQRCKDYGVTDIEVPQSINNEISNRSQTEQAKIASMVMTRESKIKRYKEVKELKEKLVTLSKAMSSPNADDDTKRQYFTTLLLNYINQALDEISSIEQERPILEYMAKHAGEAKPSHRERAPPLKPVIITRDAVQKAVFGAGYPSLPTLTIEEFYDKRVRDGVFPSSGTNIPHATIQTADANADDAEEIKKENLVDDDDEDELERKRAMDEYKDDHRRGWGNRYNRS, translated from the exons ATGTCTCAAAATGAGGCTCATTCGTCTACAGACGAAGAATCATTAAAAGAAATTTTCGACCAAGCCATGaagttatttgataaaatagaaaatggTAACGAAGCTACGAACAGCGACTCTGTGCAA aTGAGTATTAAATCAGCAATCAAAAAGTTTGAAAAAGCAACAAACTTAGTCTCCATATCAGGGATGTTCAGTAAAAATGAAAGTCTAGAGGAGTTGCCCACGGAGACTTTGCAGTATCTCCTTTTACCAGCTTTACTCGGCACCCTCAGCTTAAAGTTATGCAGTCAGTCTCGGAAAgatgttattaatattgcagatatatattttag agaTTTTCTACAAAGGTGCAAAGATTATGGTGTAACAGATATTGAAGTGCCACAGTCTATAAacaatgaaatttcaaataGATCTCAGACTGAACAAGCTAAGATTGCGAGCATG GTTATGACAAgagaatcaaaaataaaaaggtaCAAAGAGGTAAAGGAATTAAAAGAGAAACTAGTGACATTATCCAAAGCCATGTCTTCACCCAATGCGGATGATGACACAAAGAGGCAGTACTTCACTACATTACTATTGAATTATATCAACCAGGCCCTTGATGAAATAAGTAGTATTGAACAAGAGAGACCCATCTTAGAATACATGGCAAAACATGCTGgag AAGCGAAACCATCACATCGAGAACGGGCGCCTCCCTTGAAGCCGGTGATCATAACTCGCGACGCGGTTCAGAAGGCGGTTTTCGGTGCTGGCTACCCTTCCTTACCCACTTTGACCATTGAAGAGTTCTATGATAAGAGAGTACGGGATGGAGT gtTTCCAAGTTCCGGTACCAACATACCGCACGCAACTATCCAGACTGCTGACGCCAATGCTGACGACGCGGAAgagataaaaaaa GAAAATTTGGTTGACGACGATGACGAAGACGAATTGGAGAGGAAACGTGCCATGGATGAATATAAAGACGACCACCGCAGGGGATGGGGTAACAGATACAACAGGAGTTAA